Proteins from a genomic interval of Schistocerca piceifrons isolate TAMUIC-IGC-003096 chromosome 3, iqSchPice1.1, whole genome shotgun sequence:
- the LOC124787977 gene encoding peritrophin-1-like — MKVLASLLAVCVLAAVVSAAPTCPQYDGSTPVFFPDENDSSSFYECSNGRSVHMACPTGTVWNSNINTCDWSQSRK, encoded by the exons ATGAAGG TGCTGGCTTCTCTTCTGGCTGTGTGCGTGCTGGCAGCCGTGGTGTCGgcggcccccacctgcccgcagtACGACGGCTCCACGCCCGTCTTCTTCCCTGACGAGAACGACAGCAGCAGCTTCTACGAGTGCAGCAACGGCAGGTCCGTCCACATGGCCTGCCCCACTGGCACCGTCTGGAACTCCAACATCAACACCTGCGACTGGTCCCAGTCCAGGAAGTAG